One genomic segment of Thalassospiraceae bacterium LMO-SO8 includes these proteins:
- a CDS encoding HlyD family secretion protein → MPNEQTPITLNGHEDLKRAAKKAKRMRLLLLGVVPLLAVILAVGYWLLGARYVATENAYVKTDIAKLAAEISGRAIEVRAKAHMQVTQGDVLVRIDPEPFKLAQARAQAELDAARREVETLAATLKEARVELRDATDRAVYFRKRLERERQLVKRGVTSHARFDEMENDANAADDRVVLARQKIQRIQASLGSDPEQPVDAHPLVRTKQAALDQANLDLARTTVTAPASGVVVTVPLVAGEQITASEPLFAIVTDTPPWVDANFKETELTHVRPGQKATVVLDIYPDVTWQAEVESISPATGAEFAILPPQNASGNWVKVVQRLPVRLRLLPHADAPPLRAGMTATAKIDTGRERSVADLLGIFPAWARGKN, encoded by the coding sequence ATGCCGAATGAGCAGACCCCCATCACCCTGAACGGGCATGAAGACCTGAAACGGGCGGCGAAGAAGGCGAAGCGCATGCGCCTGCTGCTGCTGGGCGTGGTGCCGCTGCTGGCCGTGATCCTCGCCGTCGGCTACTGGCTGCTGGGCGCGCGTTACGTGGCGACGGAAAACGCCTATGTGAAGACCGACATCGCCAAGCTGGCGGCCGAAATATCCGGCCGCGCCATCGAAGTCCGCGCCAAGGCCCATATGCAGGTCACGCAAGGCGACGTGCTGGTGCGCATCGACCCCGAACCCTTCAAGCTGGCCCAGGCCCGCGCCCAGGCCGAACTGGACGCCGCCCGCCGCGAGGTCGAAACCCTGGCCGCGACCCTGAAGGAGGCCCGGGTCGAGCTGCGCGACGCCACGGACCGCGCGGTCTATTTCCGCAAGCGGCTGGAACGCGAACGGCAACTGGTCAAACGCGGCGTCACGTCGCACGCCCGGTTCGACGAAATGGAAAACGACGCCAACGCCGCCGACGACCGCGTCGTCCTGGCGCGCCAGAAGATTCAGCGCATCCAGGCATCGCTGGGCAGCGACCCGGAGCAGCCGGTCGACGCCCATCCCCTGGTGCGGACCAAGCAGGCCGCCCTCGACCAGGCCAATCTCGACCTCGCGCGCACCACCGTCACGGCCCCCGCCAGCGGCGTCGTGGTGACCGTGCCCCTGGTCGCGGGCGAACAGATCACCGCGTCCGAACCCCTGTTCGCCATCGTCACGGACACGCCGCCCTGGGTCGACGCCAACTTCAAGGAGACCGAGTTGACCCATGTGCGCCCGGGGCAGAAGGCGACGGTGGTCCTGGATATCTACCCCGACGTGACCTGGCAGGCCGAGGTCGAAAGCATTTCCCCCGCGACGGGTGCCGAATTCGCGATCCTGCCGCCGCAGAACGCGTCGGGCAACTGGGTCAAGGTGGTGCAACGCCTGCCGGTGCGGCTCCGCCTGCTGCCCCATGCCGACGCGCCGCCGCTGCGCGCCGGGATGACCGCCACGGCCAAGATCGACACGGGCCGCGAACGCTCCGTCGCCGACCTTTTGGGCATCTTCCCGGCCTGGGCACGCGGCAAGAACTAG
- a CDS encoding LysR family transcriptional regulator, with protein MNFKSLRAFRLVVSQGSLAAAAEAMNLSQPAVSRLIALLEDETRLTLFDRSRRRLTLSEAGEAFHRETRHILDGIDELPHIAANVRAGANRPFRLVTGPRVGTALVAPALAMMRRENPGVKCVVDVLSRFELENRSGIARYDLGIASLPVTHALLHIENRPICRARMEAVMAADHPLAGKAAITAGDLVGQPIIGMLPGLFGRQQADEFFRADGIVPSYAVETTSSLMACQMARDGAGIALLDRLSVQAMDPSGMAVRPLDPPHWLSYGYIHHKGQVLSAEARTFLECLRRYIDGFRATDAAAAEAVVPQWDGGLEA; from the coding sequence GCCTGGTGGTGTCCCAGGGCTCCCTGGCCGCCGCCGCCGAAGCCATGAACCTGAGCCAGCCCGCCGTCAGCCGCCTGATCGCTTTGCTGGAGGACGAAACGCGGCTGACCCTGTTCGACCGCTCGCGGCGGCGGCTGACCCTGTCGGAGGCGGGCGAGGCCTTCCACCGGGAAACCCGCCACATCCTCGACGGCATCGACGAGCTGCCGCATATCGCCGCCAACGTGCGCGCCGGGGCCAACCGGCCGTTCCGCCTGGTCACCGGGCCGCGCGTCGGCACGGCCCTGGTCGCGCCGGCGCTGGCCATGATGCGGCGGGAAAACCCCGGCGTGAAATGCGTGGTCGACGTGCTGTCGCGGTTCGAGCTGGAAAACCGTTCCGGCATCGCGCGCTATGACCTGGGCATCGCGTCGCTGCCCGTCACCCACGCCCTGCTGCACATCGAAAACCGGCCGATCTGCCGGGCCCGCATGGAGGCGGTGATGGCGGCGGATCATCCGCTCGCCGGCAAGGCGGCGATCACCGCGGGCGACCTCGTGGGCCAGCCGATCATCGGCATGCTGCCGGGCCTGTTCGGGCGCCAGCAGGCGGACGAGTTTTTCCGCGCCGACGGCATCGTGCCGTCCTATGCGGTGGAAACCACGTCGTCGCTGATGGCCTGTCAGATGGCGCGCGACGGTGCCGGCATCGCCCTTCTGGACCGGCTTTCGGTGCAGGCGATGGACCCGTCGGGCATGGCCGTGCGGCCGCTCGACCCGCCGCACTGGCTGTCCTACGGCTATATCCACCACAAGGGCCAGGTGTTGAGCGCCGAGGCGCGGACCTTCCTGGAGTGCCTGCGCCGCTATATCGACGGGTTCCGGGCCACGGACGCGGCCGCCGCCGAGGCGGTCGTCCCGCAGTGGGACGGCGGCCTGGAAGCCTAG